A genomic stretch from Podospora pseudoanserina strain CBS 124.78 chromosome 3, whole genome shotgun sequence includes:
- a CDS encoding hypothetical protein (COG:G; EggNog:ENOG503NY5X) has translation MGFHVPDFLRPWRATHHADELQVGREGLEPLLASSLSNEPCLPRFSESSEGIMRDIDRDANAVVTAAESRAVRRKIDLIILPLLIWVYFLQILDKTVLGFSAIFGLPEDLDLRGNQYSLVGAIAPIAQLVIQPVSSWLIVRVPHRVLMPALVLGWGLAQTATPFCRDFAQLMTARFFLGVFEGGCLPLFSVITGHWYTRGEQPLRVAAWYGTNGLGTVFAALLSFGLGRVGEGHGGLRGWQWIFLSTGILTVITVPFVYLRLDNDIHSARFLTESQKIGALERVRGNQTGSSSTKENWKWKQIREVLLDIKTWLFLGMALGNNLGAQVTITFGPLILSGLGYDKYTTTLLNIPFGVMQYLVIMFTAWGAVRLRLKAPTLCAMILIILAGLTTLHTLPRSQNQTGGLLAGFYCLAFIFGCNTLVVSWILANTAGQTKRAAVMSLYNAASSTGNIVGPLLFRTQDAPAYLPGLRTTMGVFAAMLVLVLVQVGVLAGLNKRQERRRVGRGKPARVGDVSVARSDARVGERAFDDLTDLENDEFVYLY, from the exons ATGGGGTTTCATGTTCCCGATTTCCTTCGACCATGGCGGGCCACGCATCATGCAGATGAGCTTCAAGTTGGACGCGAAGGGCTCGAACCCCTGCTGGCTTCTTCACTCTCCAACGAGCCTTGTTTACCTCGTTTCAGTGAAAGCAGCGAAGGGATAATGAGAGATATCGACCGTGATGCGAATGCCGTGGTGACAGCTGCCGAG AGCCGCGCCGTCCGCCGCAAAATagacctcatcatcctcccccttctcatctgGGTGTATTTCCTCCAAATTCTCGACAAGACAGTCTTGGGCTTCAGCGCCATCTTTGGCCTGCCCGAGGACCTTGACCTGCGCGGTAACCAGTACTCTCTCGTTGGCGCCATCGCTCCGATTGCCCAGCTGGTCATCCAGCCTGTCTCCTCATGGCTTATCGTAAGGGTGCCGCACCGGGTGCTGATGCCAGCCTTGGTTTTGGGATGGGGTCTGGCGCAGACTGCCACTCCGTTTTGCAGGGACTTTGCCCAGCTCATGACTGCGAGGttctttttgggggtgtttgagggggggtgtttaCCGCTGTTTAGTGTTATTACTGGGCATTGGTACACGAGGGGGGAGCAGCCTTTGAGAGTGGCGGCCTGGTATGGGACCAATGGGTTGGGGACCGTGTTTGCAGCTTTGTTGTCGTTCGGACTGGGgagggtcggggagggaCATGGTGGACTTAGAGGGTGGCAATG GATCTTCTTGTCCACCGGAATACTCACAGTCATTACCGTCCCCTTTGTTTACCTCAGACTGGACAACGACATTCACTCTGCTCGGTTCCTAACCGAGTCTCAAAAGATTGGGGCGCTGGAAAGAGTAAGAGGCAACCAAACAggctcatcctccacaaaaGAAAACTGGAAATGGAAGCAAATACGAGAAGTCTTGTTAGACATCAAAACTTGGTTATTCTTGGGAATGGCACTGGGAAACAACCTCGGGGCTCAGGTCACCATCACGTTTGgtcccctcatcctctccggGCTTGGCTACGATAAATACACCACCACTCTCCTCAACATCCCATTTGGCGTCATGCAATATCTCGTCATCATGTTCACGGCCTGGGGGGCAGTAAGGCTGAGACTTAAAGCCCCGACCTTGTGCGCCAtgatcctcatcatcctggcTGGGCTGACGACTCTGCACACTCTTCCACGCAGTCAGAATCAAACAGGAGGCCTTTTGGCAGGATTCTACTGTCTTGCTTTCATCTTTGGCTGCAACACGCTGGTTGTATCGTGGATACTGGCCAACACAGCAGGTCAGACTAAGCGAGCAGCCGTCATGTCCTTGTACAACGCTGCGTCTTCGACCGGAAATATCGTCGGACCATTGCTGTTTCGGACTCAAGATGCGCCGGCTTACCTGCCTGGTTTGCGAACCACGATGGGGGTGTTTGCTGCCATGCTTGTCCTTGTTTTGGTTCAGGTTGGGGTTTTGGCTGGACTCAACAAGAGGCAGGAAAGGAGACgagtgggaagaggaaagcCGGCGCGGGTAGGGGACGTGAGCGTGGCAAGATCCGATGCAAGAGTGGGAGAAAGAGCATTTGATGACTTGACTGATCTGGAGAACGACGAGTTTGTGTATCTTTACTAG
- a CDS encoding hypothetical protein (COG:S; EggNog:ENOG503NXFH) — protein sequence MSATKFEEPAFKVYPSGYHPQRTIILEEQIESPETLTIRLEEEAAQNGGDLSGDCPPGLLPMSYKAQAAQMHGYGDSPYSQYSNQSFSTQQTENAASQLNQMAFAANSHATASQYLSGQTSPGLHLAVISSQPTVGSFGTRVSLKVSCQHDLLGAGGLSGSAPHVYVLFGSYRCKATVIKDGRDGSGSFSWTVTVEAPQFQSTSCRSLSNVPLTLLVEGSGGEGLARQDSCGVFSYQENQGGVSGGNVGAGVPGDSSPPEFGSPKNTGRSPVHHQRASPPHQHLDAQSKSTSPPAHQHNLPADAAPNPYGYPPAVSTTGTTGQQQDFNASANVSYSQNSNRMLSTSGFRTGLTLTDPYSRAPPMLRSPHHAGTWPGMFNSPLDSLRSPSTSLPHVSHTSITRPSLTSLQHSTTAATPQLVRTSTIGQSSSSANGGYPGYGAGLYQEKATLRLIGDLGSMAENWTAEEGAKKRRIVMFKKQQTGNVITVSFKPVAESERPHNSICVSCIWWEERQACFVTSVDTISLLEQLLYAPHKFPVDEKNRIRRNLEGYRPMTVSKSKHESEAFFGIIMGFGAPKPRNIEKDVKVFQWKDLDAALHKIFSKYSASTPAMGQTLNSPRARMATPASADHLGSPYPALSAAVSSGLAPDSISAASYVGAGHHHADPLTSPRTLTGGASSWPTYGAAKPLSPTIKTDSSSLRLSALPAVYDHRSTAAQGMASPYGIPGASHHAVHHSQGAYGAHSGVPASHGQSRSWDNYSVTDGYGAQSSSTHGGVYGGGTYGDGAQRA from the exons ATGTCTGCCACCAAGTTTGAAGAGCCGGCTTTCAAGGTCTATCCG TCCGGTTACCATCCGCAACGGACCATCATCCTTGAAGAGCAGATAGAGTCACCGGAAACGTTGACGATCAggctggaggaagaggccgcGCAGAACGGAGGGGACCTCAGCGGGGACTGTCCCCCTGGTCTCCTGCCCATGTCGTACAAGGCTCAGGCAGCCCAGATGCACG GGTACGGAGACTCGCCATATTCACAATACTCGAACCAGTCGTTTTCAACACAGCAGACAGAAAATGCGGCGTCTCAGTTGAACCAGATGGCTTTTGCGGCCAACAGCCACGCAACAGCAAGCCAGTACCTATCGGGTCAGACGTCTCCGGGGCTTCACCTCGCTGTCATCTCGAGCCAGCCCACCGTTGGATCTTTCGGCACCCGGGTTTCGCTCAAGGTCTCGTGCCAACATGATCTTCTGGGCGCAGGCGGCCTGTCTGGCTCTGCTCCGCATGTGTATGTCCTCTTTGGATCATACCGATGCAAAGCAACCGTGATCAAGGACGGCCGTGATGGGAGCGGATCTTTTTCATGGACTGTGACTGTCGAGGCTCCCCAGTTTCAAAGCACAAGTTGCAGGTCGCTCAGCAATGTACCTCTCACGCTTCTTGTCGAAGGCTCCGGTGGCGAAGGCTTAGCCCGACAGGACAGCTGCGGCGTTTTCTCGTACCAGGAAAACCAGGGCGGAGTGTCAGGTGGGAACGTGGGTGCCGGAGTGCCTGGTGACAGCAGTCCTCCAGAGTTTGGGTCTCCCAAGAACACGGGTCGATCACCTGTCCATCATCAGAGGGCGAGCCCCCCACACCAGCACCTGGACGCACAGTCAAAGAGTACGAGCCCACCGGCTCACCAGCACAACTTACCGGCAGACGCGGCACCCAACCCGTATGGCTACCCTCCTGCAGTCTCGACAACCGGCACCACTGGCCAGCAACAGGACTTTAATGCCTCGGCGAACGTATCGTACAGCCAAAACAGCAATAGAATGCTTTCCACCTCGGGTTTCCGAACAGGGTTGACGTTAACCGACCCATACTCACGGGCTCCACCGATGCTACGGTCGCCGCATCATGCAGGGACGTGGCCCGGCATGTTCAACAGCCCCCTTGACTCCCTCCGAAGCCCGTCAACCAGTCTGCCGCACGTCTCCCACACGTCCATCACCCGGCCCAGTCTCACATCGCTCCAACACAGCACCACGGCAGCAACGCCACAGCTTGTCAGAACGAGCACCATCGGACAGTCATCCAGCAGCGCAAACGGCGGGTACCCGGGCTACGGAGCAGGACTGTACCAGGAGAAGGCCACCCTGAGGCTGATTGGGGACCTGGGCAGCATGGCGGAGAACTGGACGGCCGAGGAAGGGGCAAAGAAGCGGAGGATTGTCATGTTCAAGAAGCAACAGACTGGGAACGTCATCACTGTGTCGTTCAAGCCGGTGGCCGAGTCGGAACGCCCGCACAACAGCATCTGCGTCAGCTGCATCTGGTGGGAAGAGAGGCAGGCGTGTTTTGTCACTTCGGTCGACACCATTTCCCTCCTGGAGCAGCTCCTCTACGCGCCACACAAGTTTCCGGTGGACGAAAAGAACCGCATCCGCCGGAACCTGGAAGGATACCGGCCCATGACCGTCAGCAAAAGCAAGCACGAGAGCGAGGCCTTTTTCGGCATCATCATGGGCTTCGGCGCTCCCAAGCCACGCAACATCGAGAAGGACGTCAAGGTGTTTCAGTGGAAGGACCTGGATGCCGCGCTCCACAAGATCTTTTCCAAGTACAGCGCGTCCACGCCCGCCATGGGGCAGACGTTGAACTCCCCCCGCGCGCGCATGGCCACCCCCGCGTCGGCGGACCACCTTGGCAGTCCGTACCCGGCCTTGTCCGCCGCGGTGTCCTCGGGTCTCGCTCCGGATTCCATCTCGGCCGCGAGCTATGTCGGTGCCGGCCATCACCACGCCGACCCGCTCACCAGTCCACGAACCCTCACCGGGGGCgcctcttcttggccgacGTACGGTGCCGCCAAACCGCTCTCACCGACCATCAAGACCGACTCGTCGAGCCTACGCCTGTCCGCTCTCCCGGCAGTGTACGATCACCGAAGCACGGCGGCGCAAGGGATGGCCTCCCCCTACGGCATCCCGGGAGCATCTCACCACGCCGtccaccacagccaaggGGCATATGGTGCTCACTCGGGCGTGCCTGCATCACATGGACAGTCGAGAAGCTGGGATAACTACTCTGTCACGGATGGGTATGGTGCCCAGTCCAGCAGTACCCACGGCGGGGTgtatggtggtgggacaTACGGTGATGGTGCGCAGCGGGCTTGA
- the PAK5 gene encoding Serine/threonine-protein kinase PAK 5 (EggNog:ENOG503NZCA; COG:T), translating to MGKLTQARYRSPHAPNCNAISRGCVCAGLSLPPYTLQELIGKGLIRESLQSSRLDFHQREQAGRHQNHQHPPRRSEHEPASPRRDLWRKVQLCDFGVAGLVKERADKRKTVTGTLRWMAPELFDKTVEYDKVHRGTGTSLGLKQPALPVFCRVLSRASKSERPREETESRCFPLPVQKPFLVV from the exons ATGGGAAAGCTGACTCAAGCCAGGTACCG cagcccgCATGCGCCAAATTGCAATGCCATTTCTAGAGGCTGTGTCTGTGCCGGACTGAGCCTACCACCTTACACCCTGCAGGAGCTGATCGGAAAGGGGCTCATTCGGGAGAGTCTACAAAGCAGCCGGCTCGACTTCCACCAACGGGAACAAGCTGGTCGCCATCaaaatcatcaacatccaccgCGCAGATCTGAACATGAGCCAGCATCACCCCGACGGGACCTTTGGCGCAAAGTGCAGCTGTGCGATTTTGGAGTTGCGGGCTTGGTCAAGGAGCGAGCTGACAAGAGGAAGACGGTGACTGGGACGCTTCGGTGGATGGCACCTGAGCTGTTTGACAAGACGGTGGAGTATGACAAAGTTCACAGAGGCACAGGTACATCCTTGGGACTGAAACAGCCAGCCCTACCAGTGTTCTGTCGGGTCTTGTCGCGAGCTTCCAAGAGTGAGAGGCCCAGGGAGGAGACCGAAAGTCGCTGCTTTCCTCTGCCAGTGCAGAAGCCTTTCTTGGTTGTCTAG
- a CDS encoding hypothetical protein (EggNog:ENOG503P73X): protein MGATSRVLLVLCRLGELVCGTVVLGLLGQAFTLINNAGVLEPEGRLIYTAVVACLTILDSLIFIVPFAYSYWSFLLDFILFVLWIVAFGLLESALQTKLTGIHTCSSFWFNNYWGYYWGRWYVRGKPGMDINWTGCNAWRTVLAVSFIASMIYLANGFLGVYWTLEYGNIRTRFKGFFERKRGLGGDTGGASGHLIKEGGPGITQTPVHHRNGVMRAGVNNAAPATPVNTLPADTVDPAARV from the exons TTCTCCTCGTCCTATGCCGTCTAGGAGAACTTGTCTGCGGAACCGTCGTTCTCGGTCTTCTGGGGCAGGCCTTCACCTtgatcaacaacgccggcgTGCTCGAGCCCGAGGGGCGACTGATTTACACCGCTGTTGTGGCCTGTCTGACGATACTTGACTCGTTAATATTCATCGTCCCGTTTGCTTACTCGTACTGGTCATTTTTACTGGACTTTATACTGTTTGTCCTGTGGATTGTGGCTTTTGGGCTGCTCGAGTCG GCATTGCAAACGAAGCTTACCGGCATCCacacctgctcctccttctggTTTAACAACTACTGGGGTTATTACTGGGGCAGGTGGTATGTCCGCGGGAAACCTGGCATGGACATCAACTGGACGGGCTGCAACGCGTGGAGGACGGTCTTGGCCGTCAGCTTCATTGCCTCGATGATTTACCTTGCCAATGGCTTCTTG GGTGTGTACTGGACTCTGGAGTACGGCAACATCAGAACAAGGTTCAAGGGCTTCTTTGA ACGCAAAAGAGGATTGGGTGGCGATACTGGCGGCGCCAGTGGACATCTTATCAAGGAGGGTGGCCCTGGGATCACGCAGACTCCTGTTCACCATCGCAATGGCGTTATGAGGGCTGGAGTGAACAATGCCGCCCCTGCAACTCCGGTCAACACATTGCCAGCTGATACCGTAGACCCGGCTGCAAGAGTGTAG
- a CDS encoding hypothetical protein (EggNog:ENOG503P4QN; COG:T) produces the protein MARGEENSNSQEKSQGVTQDYAAHVESEDEQTRYAATWKPVSVRPLAIAILAILQLVPFIVLEILLQKHKSAPFQFKTDDSSSYASWQYPAMAFFLVDGLLWEVVYARTCQLEPFYQLSRPEGARLESSLAMGYINTMTFLVPVKSAMAHHWTVFLASVVYFATFTLAPLLTRLAWTMVWPAYSRDTTVVVLMHESWCRVLEVLCLLSFVCGLGLAIIQRRRSGLLFEISSIEDLTRLLCDSPQFLSMLKKIPSHADSGALQEALQHCRFRLSYKQHRRLELVASEDPNTASIPRTIGIGNTSFDAHPFILFPPVVWAVQLMVSGVYLPIVLLATFPPDDFEPDILRPLFTALLLINTISWSGIQSSLSAILPFASLTARRQSKEPRVRSHDSLKQIRQRYAPGSTLLQVTAGSSLCLMALGGSLNLQLMMLLVNPLWDSTLAIVKKQGIYAPVPGCLRGPALLAQILSYIAPFISLAAFLNALLYRRVFAPRRPNTLVSKMVYLCRGEHLLHDVRDSKALGLATSEGCYSFGWFQDREGHWFVGVDRRINVAKEYKKVGETGPDVDVVQGTYRQEI, from the exons ATGGCCAGAGGTGAAGAGAACAGTAACTCCCAAGAGAAATCTCAAGGGG TCACACAAGATTACGCAGCTCATGTCGAATCCGAGGATGAACAAACCCGCTATGCAGCAACTTGGAAGCCGGTTTCAGTTCGACCTCTCGCCATCGCAATCCTCGCGATTCTTCAACTTGTTCCATTTATTGTCTTGGAAATCCTTCTTCAGAAGCACAAGTCGGCCCCTTTTCAGTTCAAGACTGACGACTCGTCGTCATATGCCTCCTGGCAGTACCCAGCCATGGCCTTTTTTCTTGTCGACGGGCTGCTGTGGGAGGTCGTCTACGCCAGAACCTGTCAGCTCGAGCCATTCTACCAGCTATCACGGCCCGAGGGTGCAAGACTTGAGAGCTCGCTTGCAATGGGGTACATCAATACGATGACCTTTTTGGTGCCGGTGAAATCGGCCATGGCCCACCATTGGaccgtcttcctcgcctcggTTGTTTACTTTGCAACTTTCACACTGGCGCCGCTGCTCACTCGGCTGGCATGGACTATGGTTTGGCCTGCGTACAGTCGTGACACGACTGTCGTGGTACTCATGCACGAATCATGGTGTCGCGTACTCGAGGTTCTCTGCcttctttcttttgtgtGCGGCCTTGGTCTAGCCATCATTCAGAGGAGGCGGTCGGGCCTATTATTTGAGATATCCTCCATTGAGGATTTGACCCGCCTGCTATGCGACAGCCCCCAGTTTCTTTCTATGCTGAAGAAAATCCCATCTCATGCCGACAGCGGAGCCCTGCAAGAAGCCCTTCAGCATTGCCGGTTTCGACTCTCCTACAAGCAGCACCGGCGGTTAGAGCTGGTGGCCTCTGAAGATCCAAACACGGCATCCATCCCCCGGACCATTGGGATTGGGAACACAAGTTTCGACGCACACCCATTCATCCTATTCCCACCTGTTGTATGGGCAGTGCAACTGATGGTGTCGGGTGTCTACCTTCCCATTGTTCTTCTTGCAACCTTTCCTCCGGATGATTTCGAGCCGGATATCCTGAGGCCATTGTTCACAGCTCTGCTGctgatcaacaccatctcctGGTCAGGAATACAAAGCAGTTTGAGCGCAATCCTGCCATTTGCCTCGTTAACAGCGCGTCGTCAGTCCAAGGAGCCTCGGGTTCGAAGCCATGACAGTCTGAAACAAATCAG ACAAAGATACGCCCCAGGTTCGACCCTCCTTCAAGTAACTGCGGGCTCCAGCTTGTGCCTAATGGCTTTGGGCGGATCTCTCAACCTCCAGCTCATGATGCTACTCGTCAACCCCCTCTGGGACTCCACCTTGGCAATAGTCAAAAAACAAGGGATATACGCGCCGGTGCCCGGATGCCTGCGTGGACCTGCGTTGTTGGCTCAGATACTTTCTTATATCGCTCCATTCATCTCCCTtgccgccttcctcaacgcTCTACTCTATCGGCGTGTCTTTGCGCCTCGGAGGCCGAACACTCTTGTCTCCAAGATGGTCTACTTGTGCCGAGGGGAGCACTTGCTACACGATGTCAGAGACAGTAAGGCGTTGGGCCTGGCTACATCCGAGGGATGCTATTCGTTCGGGTGGTTCCAAGACAGAGAGGGTCATTGGTTTGTGGGTGTGGATAGGAGGATCAACGTGGCAAAGGAGTATAAGAAGGTGGGTGAGACTGGGCCAGATGTCGATGTTGTCCAAGGGACTTACAGGCAAGAAATATAA
- a CDS encoding hypothetical protein (EggNog:ENOG503PCVX; COG:S), with amino-acid sequence MKAASILGSVLLAAVSVQGHVVPQARDTPVEDLASEEPSQITSLLEEAKAKVINQVALNERKMRKRGLTPSCTVDKLRFRREYGSLSTSERLAYVNAVKCLQTLPPLTPASVAPGARSRFDDFIVTHIQQTLNIHFSGNFQPWHRWYVYQYEKALREECGYNGSQPYWDWPKYSSAPQDSPLFNGDPYSLGGNGEYIPHEGPVIVPPPGVGGGNIQLPAGLGGGYVTTGPFANMTINLGPVGGLEGVPAGPLGGLGYNPRGLKRDIGPAMNQRYANWTTVLTLLSQPNIDAFRHVSEGVPYTPEIGPHGGMHYNIGGDPGGDLFTSPGDPAFWVHHGQMDRMWAVWQALGSPFSTTRYTDLGSGPYAHQSWANEPPSPLTPLTEVLDMGYAAPSTTIANVMSTTGGEFCYFYL; translated from the exons ATGAAGGCCGCCAGCATTCTCGGATCTGTCCTCCTGGCAGCTGTCTCCGTTCAGGGGCATGTCGTCCCACAGGCCAGAGACACCCCGGTCGAGGACCTCGCGTCTGAAGAGCCATCGCAGATCACTTCGCTGCTTGAGGAAGCCAAGGCGAAAGTCATCAACCAGGTCGCCCTCAATGAGCGCAAGATGCGCAAGCGCGGGCTCACGCCATCTTGCACAGTTGACAAATTGCGGTTTCGTCGGGAGTA TGGTTCTCTCTCGACCTCTGAGCGTCTCGCCTACGTCAACGCTGTCAAGTGTCTCCAgacccttccccctctcacACCTGCCAGTGTCGCGCCGGGAGCAAGGTCTCGGTTCGATGACTTTATCGTGACCCATATCCAGCAAACCCTCAACATCCACTTCAGCGGCAACTTCCAGCCATGGCATCGGTGGTACGTCTACCAGTACGAGAAGGCCCTCCGTGAGGAGTGCGGCTACAACGGGTCTCAGCCCTACTGGGACTGGCCCAAGTACTCGTCGGCCCCTCAAGACTCCCCCCTCTTTAACGGCGACCCTTACAGTCTCGGTGGCAACGGGGAGTACATCCCTCATGAGGGCCCCGTCATCGTGCCTCCTCCCggcgtcggcggcggcaacatCCAGCTTCCCGCCGGCCTCGGAGGCGGCTATGTCACGACTGGCCCCTTCGCCAACATGACCATCAACTTGGGACCCGTCGGTGGTCTGGAGGGAGTGCCTGCTGGTCCTCTCGGTGGTCTTGGTTACAACCCGCGCGGTCTCAAGAGAGACATCGGCCCGGCTATGAACCAGCGCTACGCCAATTGGACCACcgtcctcaccctcctctctcaGCCCAACATTGATGCCTTCCGCCACGTCTCCGAAGGTGTCCCCTACACCCCCGAGATCGGCCCCCATGGAGGCATGCACTATAACATCGGTGGTGATCCTGGCGGTGatctcttcacctcccctgGTGATCCCGCCTTCTGGGTGCATCACGGCCAGATGGATCGCATGTGGGCCGTGTGGCAGGCCCTGGGCTCTCCCTTCAGCACCACCCGCTACACCGACCTGGGTTCTGGTCCTTATGCCCACCAGAGCTGGGCCAACGagcctccttcccccttgACTCCCCTGACCGAGGTCCTTGACATGGGCTATGCTGCCCCGTCGACCACCATTGCCAACGTCATGTCCACCACTGGCGGGGAGTTCTGCTACTTTTACCTCTAG